From a region of the Corvus cornix cornix isolate S_Up_H32 chromosome 2, ASM73873v5, whole genome shotgun sequence genome:
- the DSCC1 gene encoding sister chromatid cohesion protein DCC1, translated as MCEDKICRAIAQMLLQNAVKFNLSEFEEVWQQSVPEGMTTRLDQLQGLALVDKSSRPETICLLKVEELPEDNQERFNSLFGIREKWTEVDITPYIQDLCAEKQTVGALLTKYARSSMLNGVKVYNSRRPIS; from the exons atgtgtgAAGATAAAATATGCAGAGCTATAGCACAAATGCTTTTGCAAAATGCAGTTAAATTCAATCTATCAGAGTTTGAAGAAGTCTGGCAACAGAGTGTCCCTGAGGGGATGACAACAAGGCTTGATCAGCTTCAG GGCTTGGCTCTTGTGGATAAAAGTTCAAGACCAGAGACCATCTGTCTGCTAAAAGTAGAAGAGTTACCTGAAGACAACCAGGAAAGATTCAACAGCTTATTTGGCATACGAGAAAAGTGGACAGAAGTGGATATTACCCCTTATATACA AGACTTGTGTGCAGAGAAGCAGACTGTTGGTGCTCTTCTGACAAAATATGCTCGCTCCTCAATGCTGAATGGTGTTAAAGTTTATAATTCTAGAAGACCCATCTCATAA